One Mus musculus strain C57BL/6J chromosome 2, GRCm38.p6 C57BL/6J genomic window, ctcctttcatgggtatttttgtttcctattctaaggaggaatgaagtatccacccattagtctcccctcttcttgattttcttgttttgcaaactgtatcttgggtgttctatgtttctgggctcgtatccacttatcagtgagtgcatatccaaTGACTTCAtttatgattgggttatctcactaaggatgatatcctccagatacatccttttgcccaagaatttcataaatccattgtttttaatagctgagtagtactccattgtgtaaatgtaccatattttctgtatccattcttctgttgagagacatctgggttctttccagcttctggctattataaataaggctactatgaacatagtggagcatgcgttcttattaccagttagaacttcttcctggtatatgcccaggagaggtaccagtacccccagagcttgtatctttagctgcatatgtagcagaagatggcctagtcggccatcactgtgaagagaggccccttggtattgcaaactttatatgccccagtacaggggaatgccagaaccaagaagtgggagtgggtgggtaggggagcagggcagatggagggtatagggaacttttgggatcacatttgaaatgtatataaagaaaatatctaataataaataaataaataaataaataaaagtaagaacTGTCATTGGCTAGGTGGTAAAGCAGTAAAGAAAATCATTTGTTATAGAAGATCTGAATTTgtgtttccagaacccacatattctgctcacaattgtctgtaattccTGCTCCATGAGATCCAAGACCCTCTTATAGCGTCTATAAACAATTAAACATGTATGAACAGCAAAAAGGGTCAATGTTCAGGTTATGTAAGGAATGGAGATTATGTCTCAATAGCAAACATTCTATTCAGTTTCATCAGTATAATTCTCTGCTTGAAATACTATAGATATGTAGTAGTATCAGGAAAATCAAGAATGGTAAATGGTAAATTTTTGGTTCACTCACTATCTTTGTTTTAGTATTTACAtgtaaattttaacattttttaaccTGTCTGTGAATAATAGTCCTAGCTTTTGATTAAGATGGACAAAAATTTGTAGATAGGAATTTGGAGGTGAAGGGTTTTACAACAATAAATCTCTCATTACCCTACCTAGTTAATCTTGTTGGGCTTCAGtggtatgtttgtttgtatgtgtgtgtgttagtcttGCTGGGAGAAGGTATCCAAGGATGTAGAGTTATCAAGAGAGTCTCCTCCTTCCCTGAGAAGTTGAGGAGGTAATGGGGcagggatttgtaagggtagtACAGAGAGGACAGGATGGGGACTTCTATGTGAATATAAAGTcaagaaaaaatattgaaaaaataatgTCTATATTGTTACATACATCTATTGAtgttcagaacacacacacatacacacaccacacacacgcacacacacacagggagagagagagagagagagagagagagagagagagagagagagagagagagagagatggagagagagagagagaaagaaagagagaatgaatacAGGTGTATATGGTACAGAACTCAATACACATATTTATAGAGTAGAATGCAATAGATGAACTTGTCTCTGATAAATGGAAGCTATGTACTTCAAAAATTTTTACCTCCATGCTTCCATGTGACATAGTATAGTAGGTAttaaatacaagaagattgagtAAACAGAGCAAAAGACTAGAAGGAAACAATAGAATAAAAGTCTGGAAAATTCACTGCAAAGCAATGGAAAAAAGCCTGTTTTGAAAGGTTGAAGAAGTTGGGCTCTTATGGCTACACATAGCAGCAGTCGATTTGACCCAGGAAATTGAATGGCACATGCTACTggctttttcatctttttctaattttattatgcTCAAGATTCCTGCCTATTGGGAAGTGCTGCTCACGTTAAATCCGAGGTTGTTCCCTCAGTTGTTTTCCTACATGTTAGTCATATATGGTAAAGCCTTCACAAGCACACCCATAACATTGTTTTACTAATGACCCCAGAAATTCTTAATTTACTCAAGTTGGCAATATAATCCACCTATCAAAACGTTAGGGAAAGTGGGGAGttgtggggagaggggaacctgatcttgTATTAGGTGAGGGAAAGGACTTAAGCcttgagggtcagcagaaagaatggaaataggcaaccccaggacataggaggttggggggggggaagggggttccagaatacaccagagatctgggatgtgagagactctcaggactcaaagggagggaccttagaagaaatgccctacagtagggagagggagctTATAGAGCCTACCACCAGCAGGGAGACAGGGCAtaaaatgagggagagggaggccatcccacagtcacaactctgacccataattgttcctgtctgaaagaattacagggaaggaaatgaagaagagcctaaggaaaagaaggtccagcgacagggcCAAAGTGGAATTCAGCTCAAGAGGATGTCCCAAGACCAGacactatttttttccttttttttttttttttttttggttttttgagacagagtttctctgtatagccctgcctgtcctgaaactcactttgtagaccaggctggctttgaacttagaaatctgcctgcctctgcctcccgagtgctgggattaaaggtgtgtgccaccacacccaagacctgacactattaatgagaatatggagaactcacaaaaagtgacctagcatgactgctctctggatgacccaacaagcagttgtaagaaagatgcagatatttgtactctACCAATGGACAGAAATAGCTGACCCTGTTAtcgaattagggaaggctgaaagaagctgaggagaagggcaaacctgtaggaggacaggcagtctcaattaatctggaccccctagatctctaaaacactggaccaccaaacaggcagcatacaccagctgatatgaggcccacaacacacatacagtagaggactgctgggtctgtgttccttcagtgatgatgcacctaaccagcaagagactggaggccccagggaatttaaaggtccggtggggtgggggttgggaacatctatgtggagacagggggtggggagaagatatgggatgtgaaacagttgaCAGGgatggggggataaaatatggaatgtaaaaatacaaattaattaattaaaaaacagaaaagaaaaaagaaaaagaaagaataataaaaaagaagtgcTCATCACAATATTGctttgaataaaaaataaagcccGTCTGTGTGATTATACATATTCTAAGATAAAGAAGCTCTTACGGTTGATTTTGTTTTGACCAAtaataatcacaaaagaaaatgaatgaaaatggtgTATGTACCAAGATATATTACAGTAAATATAAAGCTGACAATCATTATTTGAAATCTATAAGTGAATAGTACCTAATGCTAAAAGACTGTCCTGGGAGTTAAGAAATTCAAGGAAATAGATAATACTGTTGAGTTTCCAAAAGAAATACACAGTTGACATACCAAAGGATGTAAAGAAAAGCAATACCTAGAATGGCTTAACCTACTACAGCTAACGACCCTCTGATCTAGAAATCCTCGTTTTTGTGGGCACTGTTAAACCTTTCTTAAATTCAGATCAACTAATGTGATAACACACTGATCTATAAGgtcttgtttttcatttatgATCCTCCTCTGAAgtcattttatttgcttctgaggcATCCCTGATCTCACATTCTCACTTCACTTTCAATCTAACTTCCCTCTATGCCTGTACAATGTAAATGTACATGTGTGGGATTAGCTATCAATTTTCTGAAAAGTTTTGTCATCGATAGATACCTTTGTGAATACATGAGATATTCTGAATTTGGTCAGATGGCTTTTTTGTTAAGGGGAATTTTACTCCAATTcactatttcaaaatatatacaaCTATGATTTATCTTAAGACACAGTTCAAAAATAATCTACACAACATTATTAgttttaagcaaaaaaaaaaaaaaaaaaaaaaaaaaaaaaaaaaaacgtcgcATTGGTTTTTGGATAAAAATCTAAACGGTTTTGGATGTATGTGTAAAGGGAGAGTGTTAGCCACTAGAAAATCCCAGATATCAGGGGAGCAAAatattcccaggacccaacagagatGGCACTAAcctaaatacccaacaaaggggacaGAAAACCTATAGAGATCatatccagtagataggcattACTACTGGttcagggatggggccacccacccatcttaaaatttttaacccagaattatccctttctaaaggaaatgaaaggacaaagagtagagcagagactgaaggaaaggccatccagagactgccccatctaagGATCCCTCCTATCTGCACATACCAAATACCGACACTACTATTGATGCCAAGATGAGCTTGCTGACAAGAACCTggaatggctgtctcctgagaggctctgccagtgcctgacaaatacagatgcaggtgcttgcagccaatcatCAGATTgaacatggggaccccaatggaagagttaggaggactgaaggagcagaaagTGATTGAAAGCCCACAGGAAAAACAGCAATATCAATTAACTGAATCACTCAGAGCTCACAgtgagtaaaccaccaaccaaggagtacacatggagggacccatggctccggctGCATATGTAGGATTGCTTTATCTAGAATTAATGGGATGGGAGtccattggtcctgtggaggcttggtgCCCCAGGTTAGAGCGATGCTAGAGTGATGAGGCAGGAATGGATGTGTGGGTAGTGGAGCAGCATCAAATAGGCAGGAGGGAGGGGTAACGATATGGGGTTTTgcaaaggggaaaccagaaaggagaacatttgaaacataaataaataaaataaccaatataaaaacaaacaaacaaaaacccaaagcaatACACATGATTCTTTCATGAGATTGATTTCGTTTGGCTTTTCACATATCCAATACCTGGGTGTGCTGAACTCTTATTTCAATATTTATCTCTttctgaaaaataataatttttgttacATACTATAtcattaagaataaaataaatgcatactCAAATAATGTCAGATGAAtgaataatattttgaaaaaaactgAAGGATTTAACTATCTATaatagttgttcaggacccatttGTTGCTAGAATGTCTGATTATTGACATTCCTAAGAAATGATTCTTGAAAACCTACAGTCATGCTGAAGCATTCTCTTGTTTGTCAATTATGACATGTTCATACTAAGACTTGGACTCAAGATTTTGTGCTCATGATGCAATAACTGTACCATAATCCATAACTTAAGCCTCTTGGTTGTCCTTGCAGTAAATTGtattctgtcttaaaaataaaatttttaacttgtaaattacttattatttttctcctttgggCAAATAAATATaggataaaacaacaacaaaaataacaataaatacaaTTGCTTCTGAAGTTTTAGGTCCTGACATTTACCAAAAATATCTTTGAAGAACagtgccttttttaaaaaaaagagggaaagaaaatctttaaattaaaaaaaatatggttATAAATTCATATAAGATTGAATTTTTTGCATGGATTTTTTAGGAATTCTTTCAATGCACACTTTACATCCTTGTTTCTCAAGCTATAGATGACAGGGTTCAACATTGGTATTATTAGGGTGTAGAACACAGAAGCGATCTTGTCAGTGTCTAAGGAGTGATTAGTCCGTGGTTGTAGATACATGAAGAGAAGTGTGCCATAGAACACAGTGACAGCCATCATGTGAGAAGCACAAGTAGAGaaggctttcttccttccttcagatGAACGGATCCTCAAAATtgcaagtactatgttgaaataGGATATAAGTACAATAATCATAGAGAAAAACAAGTTTGTcgctgagaaaaaaaatacaacagtTTCTGGAAGGTGAGTGTCAGAGCAGGACAGAGCTAACAGAGGGACATTGTCACAGTAAAAGTGGTTGATTACATTGGAAGAGCAATAAGAAACAGAGAACACACAAGGTGTCACAACAATGGCTGTGACAAAGCTAAAGAGGTAAGTGAGAAACACCAGCAGAAGGCAGACCCGTCGAGACACCACCACCATGTAGAGCAGTGGgttgcagatggccacatagcggtcataggccatcacaGCCAGCATGAAGATCTCTGATACCATGAAAACCAGAAATCCTCCCAGCTGCGTGGCACATTCATAGTATAAGGTGGTTTTTTTACTGACTAAGAAGTTGACCAGCATTTTAGGAGCAATGACAGTGGAGTTGCCAAAGTTGATGACCGCCAGGTGtctgaggaagaagtacatgggagtTTGCAGGCGTGAGTCCACGGAGGTCAGGGTGATGATGCCCAGGTTCCCTGCTGCTGTCAGAAGGTAGATGactaagaagagaaagaaaagtggaaCCTGCAGTTCTGGACGGTCAGTTACCCCCATGAGTATGAACTCCGTGACATGAGTGAGATTCCCTGTTGCCATTATATGTTCATCTTTTaatgtggaaaataaaaatattatcaggTCACCATTTCTGTCTTACATAATATAGTGCTAAATGTCTCATTCTAAGTCATTTTATTTAGAATGACAAATCTAAAACATGTTCAATCATGCTTACTCTTTTTCTTTATCTGTGCATAAATATGAGAAACATCAGAGTACTAAGGCTTCAAGTGTCTTAGACAACTGTTAATTAGCATTGATATAATTATATGAATCACAACATCATAAAGTACCTGAAGCATgtttgtgcatacacacacacagaccacacacacacacacacacaaacacacacatacacacacacacacacacacacacacacacacacacacacacacacacacatacacacacacatactctgagGAGTTGAGCCAAAGTGACTGGATTATCTGGTTATTAGCTTTGCATCTTTTAGGCTTTTCTCATTGATTCATCTTACATTTCTgattcattttcctgaaaaaaatctattctttgaTATTCATCCATCTTAGTATCTTGCTACAAATCTCAAACCTTTTTAATCATAATTCATTTCTTCTGCCAATTCATCTAGTCCTGCCATGTTGTTCTGGCTTCTAGTTAATTTCAATTCTATTACTTTCTTCTTGCATTCTTGTCTGGCATTTCCATTAGAGTTTAATCacttctatttaaattgtttttaagaaTCTAAATTTAGCACTATCAATATTTTCAGGATTGAGTCTCTATGTCCTAATTTATATGATAATCGCCAACCATCACTCCAAAGAACTTCTGGGTGTTTTGTCAGTTGGATGTGGCATCCTGCTTAGTACTATTATTTACAGTTGCTGATAAATGTTGATTGCTTTGGTTTAGAATGGTAGAACACTGAAtggaaagtatttttaattttatataacacAAATATTCTCTAATAATAGATTAAATAAAGTCtatgtatttattaataatgtatttacaatgtatttatatatgtaatttgttATACTTTCCACACTGTTCTATAGCCTAATTTTGGAATATGGTTATTAGTATTTTTTGCAATATTTAAATTATCTAAAATCTAGGTAAAGCAGTATTGCCACTGCAAAACATCACTGCTATGTTATTTTGTTTACTCTGACTGATATGTTTGATTAGTTCTTTACTTATttttggtgatttttaaaaattatttgtttttataatttgtaAATGAAATGTTAAAATACATATATGAGAGTTATATCCATAACTGATCCCAGTAATAGTGCTGCTTTTCTGCTTTTAAAAGTttgtggcattttctcaataagtCCTAGCTTAATAATGATATTAAAGCTTTAAATACATATAGTAAGTATATTATAATTTTGTACGtagaaactaaaaaaacaaaaacagtatatTGCTAAGTAACTGGAAAATAGTAGAAAATAATGTAATGcataaaagtaataaatatatacagtatGTAAATGTTCTTCAATGTAATACAAATTATTATATATGGACTGAATTTCATACTGTACCCTATAAACTATATGACATGTCATTAAGAatgagtatttttaaaagtaggccatgtgatatcaaataaaattaatgtaACAAATATTAATGTAGATCTGTGTGATTGCTTAAAAATAAATGGTCTAAAATTTTATAATTGGAATACATGAGTTATAGTTTCCCTCATATTTTGTGTCACAGCACTATGCTTCTATAGACATGATTGTTTTCTTGGAAAGTTAGCTTCAGGTGTTTAACATGATATAATTTACATTAATGGTACTATTTCCTCTCCAGTTGTTACATGAAAAAATATCAAGTAGCATTTGCTTTGACATACAGTGCTTTCTATCAATGTAATCTTACATTAACAACAAGAATCAATTACATCATTAACAATTATTATTTTGGCTAGAATTTGAGCAATTATTTTTGAAAGCTAGAGtttctgtatatatttaatatatttaattgttAAATCAATGATGTACTAAAACATAATTAACAAGGCTAATGACATGATTTTGGTAAGCAATATTACTGAAATAGCCATTTTTAGAACTATTCAAGTGTTTGTCCTCATTAGAATCTTGTTTGAATTCTCACTGGATGCAATGTTTTAACTTTGCAAATTTTCTTAAAGTAGCTTTCATGTAGAACTATGCAATTGGTGAGCCATAAGAAACTATCAACACTTGAACAATTTTAATCTCCATAATTTTACTATCTTCATTTCACTTCTCAAACTCTCAGAATTTGATTTAGAAATGACATTATAAAACATTTCTTAATTATCTTCTGAAATTTCAATATGTAATTCTACCAGTTCTCAAAAACTAAATCGTCCCTTCCACTGTATGTGTTCCAGGAACCCAACTCGTGGTCTTTTGGATGAAATGCTGCTACTTTACCAGAGCGCTCATTCCTGAACATTAGAGATCTGCCTTCAGGAATTTTTTGTATGTCTCTTAATTTTGAATTGTGAACAAAACCATTAACTCTTAAGTAGCAGGAAATATATCAGCCACCCAATAGataacaatttaaaaacagagagagagagagagagagagagagagagagagagagagagagagagagagagagagagagagagagctactcACCTTTTACTCTTAGTATCTTTTAAGCAATTTTTGGAAACGCAGAATTATGTATGTCAGAGACTCTTCAGATATTTCTTCTGTTCTACCAATTCTATGACAGATTAAAAACCTCTGTGTACTCTATGGAAAATCTCACTTTACTCACAATCTCTTCCTCTGAATTAGCAGCCCAGGCCAATTTTTTTAAGTAGATAGACTGgatataattaattaatatctCTGTCCCAGATCCAGCATTCTTAGAACAGAAGCCTGAGCTCCTAGGAAAAGAATTTAAATGGTAATCAAAAGATTGAAAGTTTTGATAGACATTTGGACTCTGAATTTagaccaataaataaatgaaatacatcCTAAACTACCAGTAAGAACAATCTACTAGGCCCTACAACCAATATGATGTCCCTATGAAGGTAACTGAacagttttaaatatttctgtCCCTAAAGACTAGCTCATTGAGATGCATTTACTTATTTGCTGAAGTCCCTACAcataagaaattaattttttaaagaaaaagcttGATTCCAGGGGGACAGGGAGACAAATGGTAAGCTCATTAGCAGGTCCCCACTCATCTTTTCACAAAGGTGAAACATGAATGCTGCTCATGAATTCACCTGGATGTTTATGTTAGCAAGTAGATGTAATGATTACATCAACTTattcattatttgtttattttatggtgTATCTCTGTACAACATTCTAATTTTAAAGAGTTGGAAGTATGGAGACTCTTACTGGGAAGAAGAGCCAATTGTTAAACCATAGTACATGGCCTagctatttaattttaaatacagTGATTGAATGACTATAAACCTACTATTCTGCTCAAACATCAAACAAAAGTATATGAGATATAAAAACTATTTGCTCTATAGTATGCATAGTTGTGTCATGCAGCAcaaatttatttaattcttctaaaattttggAAATAAACAACTTTTAGTTTGgcagaaaataattataatatggaacaatttatttttaaatgctatttaACAAATCCCTCCCATGAAGTCATTCACACTTAATTTGATTTTGGGTagagttatttttattatgttttcatttcttattttctaattgtaattatattttaagatttcctttgggtttttttttctggctttttacTTTTTAGTATATTACACTTTTATATATTGTgaacaatttaaaatttaaatagtattttCTTCTGCTCCCCCATTACTTCCAGTCTCTTTTCCCCTCGATATCCACCAAACTTTAACTTATTTAtcaagaacaagcaaacaaaaattccaaaatatataacagcaaaaccaagaaaaaaaatcacaccttgaatgaaacaacaacaacaaaatctaatAAACTGTTATTAAATAAAAGCACTTAACAAAATTGTAATGTACATTATATGTTGATCAACTACTCACACAATCAAAAATATAATCTTTACTTTTTTGTTAtacttatttatatgtgtacatgtatgaatacatgtatgtatgtatgtatgtatatatgtatgtatttgtgtacagCTATGTAGATCTAAGTACAGGTGTCTGCAGAGCCTAGAGAATGGCATTTGATCCTAATAAACTGGAAGTATAAGCAGTTCTAATCAATCTGTCATGGGTACTCaaaactgaacttaggtcccaGACAAGAACATTATGCACTTTAATCACTAAAGTATCTCTCCAATGATCTCCCACACACAATTACTttacaaatattttgtttatctagcattattgtttgtgtttatgtgtctctgtgtgtatacaaatGTCAGAGCACAGCTTCcaggaatcagttctttccttccacttttgttgagtccTGGTTATTAAAC contains:
- the Olfr1062 gene encoding olfactory receptor 1062, producing the protein MATGNLTHVTEFILMGVTDRPELQVPLFFLFLVIYLLTAAGNLGIITLTSVDSRLQTPMYFFLRHLAVINFGNSTVIAPKMLVNFLVSKKTTLYYECATQLGGFLVFMVSEIFMLAVMAYDRYVAICNPLLYMVVVSRRVCLLLVFLTYLFSFVTAIVVTPCVFSVSYCSSNVINHFYCDNVPLLALSCSDTHLPETVVFFFSATNLFFSMIIVLISYFNIVLAILRIRSSEGRKKAFSTCASHMMAVTVFYGTLLFMYLQPRTNHSLDTDKIASVFYTLIIPMLNPVIYSLRNKDVKCALKEFLKNPCKKFNLI